The nucleotide sequence CCGTCCGCCGCCGGCGTCGTCGTGCGCGTCGAGGCCACGGGCGTCTGCCGCAGCGACGCGCACGGCTGGCTCGGCCACGACGACGGCATCGAGCTCCCGCAGGTGCCGGGCCACGAGCTGGTCGGGCGGATCCACCAGGTCGGCCCCGAGGTCACGCGCTTCCAGGTGGGCGACCGCGTCACCGTGCCGTTCGTCTGCGCGTGCGGCCGCTGCGCCGAGTGCCGCGCCGGGAACGGCCAGGTGTGCCGCGACCAGACGCAGCCCGGCTTCACGCATTGGGGCTCGTTCGCCGAGCTGGTCGCGCTGCACGACGCCGACGTGAACCTCATCCCCGTGCCCGACGACCTCGACGCCGGCGCCGCGGCGCTCCTCGGCTGCCGCTTCGCGACGGCCTTCCGCGGGCTCGTGCACCGCGCACGGATCCAACGCGGCGAGCGCCTCCTGGTCATCGGCTGCGGCGGCGTGGGCCTCAGCGCCGTGATGATCGGCGTCGCGGTCGGCGCGGAGGTCATCGCGGTCGACGTGGATCCCGCAGCCCTCGCGCGCGCCTCGGAGCTCGGCGCCGAGTACACGATCGACTCCTCGGACCTGTCCGAGCTCGACGTGCTGGACGCGATCCGCGCGGTCTCGCCCGACGGCGTGCAGGTGTCGGTGGAGGCGCTCGGCCGCGAGTCGACCCTCCGGATCAGCCTGCTCGCGCTCGCGCCGACGGGCCGCCAGGTCCAGATCGGCCTGTTCGCGAGCGAGCCGACCGTGCCCGTGCCGTTCGTCATCAGCCAGGAGCTGAGCCTGCACGGCAGCCACGGCATGCCCGCGCACGACTACGCCGAGCTGATGGCCATGGTCGCGTCGGGGGCGCTCCGCCCGGAGCTGCTCATCGAGCACCGCATCACCCTCGACGAGGCGCCGGCCGCGCTCGAGGCGCTCGCGTCGGGCGATCGGTCGGCGGGGATCACGCTGGTCGAGGTCGGCTGACAGCCGCTCGCGCGGTCACCGCGGCGCGTC is from Clavibacter sp. A6099 and encodes:
- a CDS encoding zinc-dependent alcohol dehydrogenase family protein, producing MRAVVYERFGETPVVRELPDPVPSAAGVVVRVEATGVCRSDAHGWLGHDDGIELPQVPGHELVGRIHQVGPEVTRFQVGDRVTVPFVCACGRCAECRAGNGQVCRDQTQPGFTHWGSFAELVALHDADVNLIPVPDDLDAGAAALLGCRFATAFRGLVHRARIQRGERLLVIGCGGVGLSAVMIGVAVGAEVIAVDVDPAALARASELGAEYTIDSSDLSELDVLDAIRAVSPDGVQVSVEALGRESTLRISLLALAPTGRQVQIGLFASEPTVPVPFVISQELSLHGSHGMPAHDYAELMAMVASGALRPELLIEHRITLDEAPAALEALASGDRSAGITLVEVG